In Prevotella sp. oral taxon 475, one DNA window encodes the following:
- the ileS gene encoding isoleucine--tRNA ligase, which yields MAKKFAEHKTLNLPQTNQEVLAEWEKNDIFHQTIDEREGCPQFVFYEGPPSANGHPGIHHVLARSIKDTFNRYKTMKGFQVKRKAGWDTHGLPVELGVEKELGITKADIDNQESAKYISVADYNKKCRENVMKFTAEWRELTEQMGYFVDLDHPYITYDNKYIETLWWLLKELYKKDLLYKGYTIQPYSPAAGTGLSSHELNQPGCYRDVKDTTVTAQFEMLSPKPEMAEWGRAYFIAWTTTPWTLAANSALCVGPKIDYVAVQTYNPYTAEPITVVLAEARLNAYFHEAGRDADLTTYQKGDKVIPWRVVAHYMGNDLVGMSYRQLLPLISPMQEGAFRVIPGDYVTTEDGTGIVHIAPNFGADDAQVARKAGVPAIVLIDKKGQERPVVDLQGKYFVTEDLDADFVARYVHLPEWNKYAGRYVKNAYDDTLTDADETLDVTICLDLKAENKAFKIEKHVHSYPHCWRTDKPVLYYPLDSWFIRSTAKKERMFELNKTINWKPESTGTGRFGNWLENLNDWNLSRSRFWGTPLPIWRNDEGEEICIGSLEELYAEIEKSVAAGVMPTNPLKEKGFVPGDYAQENYDRIDLHRPYVDDIVLVSASGKAMTRETDLIDVWFDSGSMPYAQIHYPFENADLIDKRLAFPADFINEGVDQTRGWFFTLHAIATMVFDSVAFKNVISTGLVLDAKGNKMSKHVGNVTNPFEMMEKYGADPVRMYMMTNSEPWDNLKFDPEGVDEMRRKFFGTLYNTYSFFALYANVDGFDYSEPDIPINERPEIDRWILSSLHSLVKGVDRELEDYDPTRAGRLLDAFVNDDLSNWYVRLNRKRFWGKEMSQDKLSAYQTLYTCLETVAKLLAPFAPFYADQLYTDLTRTTGREQFASVHLTAFPIADERCIDRELEARMEMAQKITSMVLALRRKVNIKVRQPLAQMMIPAVDAVQKAHIEAVKALILNEVNVKELNFVEGQGMLVKRVKCNFRTMGKKFGKLMKGIAAQMEALDQEAITLLEQAGHIAMTVDGNDVVVEAADVDIISEDIPGWLVANEGNLTVALEVELTDELLKEGMAREIINRVQNLRKDGGLEITDRIRVTIAPHAQTDAAIATFGPYIQSQVLADELHIAPNDGVTTEFEEFQLNIQIEKITH from the coding sequence ATGGGACACACACGGTCTGCCCGTAGAATTGGGCGTGGAGAAAGAACTCGGCATCACAAAAGCCGACATCGACAACCAAGAGTCGGCCAAATATATCTCCGTGGCCGACTATAACAAGAAATGTCGCGAAAACGTGATGAAATTCACGGCCGAATGGCGCGAACTGACCGAGCAGATGGGCTATTTCGTCGACCTCGATCATCCCTATATCACCTACGACAACAAATACATCGAAACGCTGTGGTGGCTGCTCAAAGAACTCTACAAAAAAGATCTGCTCTACAAAGGCTACACCATTCAGCCCTACTCGCCGGCAGCAGGCACAGGATTGAGTTCGCACGAGCTCAATCAGCCCGGATGCTATCGCGACGTGAAAGATACAACGGTGACGGCACAATTCGAAATGCTCAGTCCCAAACCCGAAATGGCAGAATGGGGTAGGGCCTACTTCATCGCTTGGACCACCACACCCTGGACACTGGCAGCCAACTCGGCCCTCTGCGTCGGTCCGAAAATAGACTACGTGGCCGTGCAAACCTACAATCCCTACACCGCCGAGCCCATCACCGTGGTGCTGGCCGAAGCCCGACTCAACGCCTACTTTCACGAAGCCGGACGAGATGCCGACCTCACCACCTATCAGAAAGGCGACAAAGTGATTCCCTGGCGCGTCGTGGCACATTATATGGGAAACGATCTCGTCGGAATGTCCTATCGCCAACTGTTGCCCCTCATCTCACCGATGCAGGAAGGTGCCTTCCGCGTGATTCCCGGAGACTACGTCACCACCGAAGACGGTACAGGCATCGTTCACATCGCTCCCAACTTCGGAGCCGATGATGCCCAGGTGGCTCGCAAAGCCGGCGTCCCCGCCATTGTGTTGATAGACAAAAAAGGACAAGAACGCCCCGTCGTAGACCTGCAAGGCAAATATTTCGTTACAGAAGATCTCGATGCCGATTTCGTAGCTCGTTACGTCCACCTCCCAGAGTGGAACAAATATGCCGGTCGCTACGTAAAAAATGCTTACGACGACACGCTGACCGATGCCGACGAAACACTCGACGTAACCATCTGCCTCGATCTAAAAGCCGAAAACAAGGCATTCAAAATAGAAAAGCACGTACACAGTTATCCCCACTGCTGGCGTACGGACAAACCCGTGCTGTATTATCCGCTCGACAGTTGGTTCATTCGCTCAACGGCGAAAAAAGAACGAATGTTCGAACTCAATAAAACGATTAACTGGAAACCCGAGTCGACCGGCACAGGGCGGTTCGGCAACTGGCTCGAGAACCTGAACGACTGGAACCTCTCGCGCTCGCGCTTCTGGGGCACACCGCTGCCCATCTGGCGCAACGACGAGGGCGAGGAAATCTGCATCGGTTCGCTGGAAGAACTCTATGCCGAAATCGAAAAGAGTGTAGCTGCCGGCGTCATGCCAACCAATCCGCTGAAAGAAAAAGGATTCGTACCCGGCGATTATGCACAGGAGAATTACGATCGCATCGACCTCCACCGCCCCTATGTAGACGACATCGTGTTGGTGAGCGCATCGGGCAAAGCCATGACGCGCGAGACCGACCTCATCGACGTATGGTTCGACTCAGGTTCGATGCCCTACGCACAGATTCACTATCCCTTCGAGAACGCCGACCTCATCGACAAACGCCTGGCTTTCCCCGCCGACTTCATCAACGAGGGCGTAGACCAAACACGCGGCTGGTTCTTCACCCTACACGCCATCGCCACGATGGTGTTCGACAGCGTAGCCTTCAAGAACGTCATCTCCACAGGACTGGTGCTCGACGCCAAAGGCAACAAGATGAGTAAGCACGTGGGCAACGTTACCAATCCGTTCGAAATGATGGAGAAGTATGGTGCCGATCCCGTGCGGATGTACATGATGACCAACTCGGAACCGTGGGACAACCTCAAGTTCGATCCGGAAGGTGTGGACGAAATGCGCCGCAAATTCTTCGGAACACTCTATAACACTTACTCCTTCTTTGCACTCTACGCCAATGTCGACGGATTCGACTACAGTGAGCCCGATATACCGATAAACGAACGACCCGAAATCGACCGATGGATTCTTTCTTCACTCCACTCGTTGGTCAAAGGCGTCGACCGCGAACTCGAAGACTACGACCCCACACGCGCCGGAAGACTGCTCGATGCCTTCGTGAACGACGATCTGAGCAATTGGTACGTGCGCCTGAACCGCAAACGTTTCTGGGGAAAGGAAATGAGTCAGGATAAGCTTAGTGCTTATCAAACGCTCTACACCTGCCTCGAAACCGTGGCCAAGTTGCTAGCCCCGTTTGCCCCGTTCTATGCCGATCAACTCTACACCGACCTCACCCGCACTACCGGTCGCGAGCAATTCGCTTCGGTGCACTTGACCGCATTCCCCATTGCCGACGAGCGTTGCATCGACCGCGAACTGGAAGCACGCATGGAGATGGCGCAAAAAATCACGTCGATGGTGCTGGCCCTGCGTCGTAAGGTGAACATCAAAGTGCGCCAACCTCTGGCACAGATGATGATTCCCGCCGTCGATGCGGTGCAGAAGGCACATATTGAGGCTGTGAAGGCTCTCATTCTGAACGAGGTGAACGTCAAGGAACTCAACTTCGTCGAAGGGCAGGGCATGTTGGTGAAACGCGTAAAATGCAACTTCCGTACGATGGGCAAGAAGTTCGGTAAGCTCATGAAAGGCATCGCTGCCCAGATGGAAGCCCTCGACCAAGAGGCCATCACCTTGCTGGAGCAGGCGGGACACATCGCCATGACTGTAGACGGAAATGACGTTGTCGTGGAAGCCGCCGACGTAGACATCATCAGCGAAGACATCCCCGGTTGGCTCGTGGCCAATGAAGGCAACCTCACCGTAGCACTCGAAGTGGAACTCACCGACGAACTCTTGAAAGAAGGTATGGCCCGCGAAATCATCAACCGCGTGCAAAACCTCCGCAAAGACGGTGGACTGGAAATCACCGACCGCATCCGTGTCACCATCGCCCCCCACGCACAGACCGATGCTGCCATCGCCACCTTCGGCCCTTATATCCAAAGTCAGGTGCTGGCCGACGAGCTTCACATCGCACCCAACGACGGCGTGACAACCGAATTTGAAGAATTTCAACTTAATATTCAAATAGAAAAAATCACTCACTAA
- a CDS encoding DUF4296 domain-containing protein, with protein MKHAIIVFLSVLLTLAACKPSVPDRYIQPEEMEEILYDYHLAGAMSTNAMMPGGDQEYAYRLAALQKHGVTQAAFDSSMVYYMSNTQLLRGIYERLSKRLEAEEVALGGTATQYAHLSSTGDTANIWTAERSLVLTNRLPYNLCSFELKADTAFHRGDRLMLDFDTQFIFQDGLRDALVVLALTLGNDSVVSQTLHVSTSSHYTLQVADTDRMGIKAVRGYFLLNNESTFGGSITTLRLLPIYHIRLIRMRQEREIPGTGVVPTDSVRTDSAHAEQHPERCTAPESWQPTR; from the coding sequence ATGAAGCATGCTATCATTGTTTTCTTAAGCGTTTTGCTGACCCTGGCAGCCTGTAAACCCAGCGTGCCCGACCGATATATCCAGCCCGAGGAGATGGAGGAGATTCTCTACGACTATCACTTGGCCGGAGCGATGTCTACGAACGCGATGATGCCCGGGGGCGACCAGGAATATGCCTACCGACTGGCAGCCTTGCAGAAGCACGGCGTGACGCAGGCCGCGTTCGACTCGTCGATGGTGTATTACATGAGCAACACTCAATTGCTGCGCGGCATCTACGAGCGGCTCTCCAAGCGTCTCGAAGCCGAAGAAGTGGCTCTGGGCGGAACAGCCACGCAGTATGCCCACCTCTCTTCCACGGGCGACACGGCCAATATCTGGACCGCCGAACGCTCCCTGGTGCTTACCAATCGGCTGCCCTACAACCTCTGCTCCTTCGAGTTGAAAGCCGACACGGCCTTTCATCGGGGCGACCGACTGATGCTCGACTTCGACACGCAGTTCATCTTCCAAGACGGATTGCGCGACGCCCTGGTGGTGCTCGCCCTGACGTTGGGCAACGACAGTGTGGTTTCGCAGACGCTGCACGTCTCCACCTCCTCGCACTACACCTTGCAGGTGGCCGATACCGACCGGATGGGCATCAAAGCCGTGCGCGGCTATTTCCTGCTCAACAACGAGAGTACGTTTGGCGGTTCGATCACCACACTTCGTCTGCTACCCATCTACCACATTCGGCTCATACGGATGCGCCAGGAGCGCGAAATTCCCGGAACGGGCGTTGTGCCGACCGATTCTGTCCGCACCGATTCCGCTCACGCCGAACAACACCCCGAGAGATGCACCGCTCCAGAAAGTTGGCAGCCCACCAGGTGA
- a CDS encoding OmpH family outer membrane protein, with the protein MKKNILKTLALSGATVLMFTACNKSNEPAESPSGTKAKGAPTSMKIAYVEVDSIMSQYKFCKDYSLILQKKGQNIQNTLASKQQALQTAAANFQQKVQQNAYTREQAEMIQAGLQKQNNDLQALNQRLTNEFQVETDRYNAALRDSIRHFLAEYNKDKRYSLILSKAGDNLLYADKAFDITNDVIAGLNKAYKPAKASEAKK; encoded by the coding sequence ATGAAGAAAAACATTCTTAAAACGCTGGCCCTATCGGGCGCAACGGTGCTGATGTTCACAGCCTGCAACAAGTCGAACGAGCCGGCCGAGAGCCCTTCGGGCACAAAAGCCAAGGGTGCTCCCACGAGCATGAAGATAGCCTACGTGGAGGTAGACTCCATCATGAGCCAGTACAAATTCTGCAAAGACTATTCGCTCATCCTTCAGAAGAAGGGGCAGAACATCCAAAACACCCTCGCCTCGAAGCAGCAGGCCCTGCAAACGGCAGCCGCCAACTTCCAGCAAAAGGTGCAGCAGAATGCCTACACCCGCGAACAGGCAGAGATGATTCAGGCCGGACTGCAAAAGCAGAACAATGACCTGCAGGCCTTGAACCAGCGATTGACCAACGAATTCCAGGTGGAGACCGACCGCTATAACGCTGCCCTGCGCGACAGCATCCGCCACTTCCTGGCCGAGTATAACAAAGACAAACGCTACAGCCTCATCTTGAGTAAGGCAGGCGACAATCTGCTCTATGCCGACAAGGCTTTTGACATCACCAACGATGTGATTGCCGGTCTGAACAAGGCCTACAAACCTGCAAAAGCCTCTGAGGCGAAGAAGTAA
- a CDS encoding TraR/DksA family transcriptional regulator, with product MTTKTRYNDEELEEFREVINEKLKLARRDYASMMRTLMNADGNDVDDTSPTYKVLEEGSATQSKEELIQLASRQQKFIMGLEAALVRIENKTYGIDRITGELIPKQRLLAVPHATLSVESKNARKR from the coding sequence ATGACAACCAAAACACGTTACAATGATGAGGAACTGGAAGAGTTCCGCGAGGTGATCAACGAAAAGCTCAAACTGGCCCGCCGCGATTACGCCTCGATGATGCGCACACTGATGAATGCCGACGGCAACGACGTGGACGACACTTCGCCCACCTACAAAGTGCTTGAGGAGGGAAGTGCCACTCAGAGCAAGGAAGAACTCATACAATTGGCCAGTCGGCAGCAGAAGTTCATTATGGGACTGGAGGCTGCCCTCGTGCGCATTGAGAACAAGACCTACGGCATCGACCGCATCACGGGCGAGCTCATCCCCAAGCAACGGCTCCTGGCCGTGCCCCACGCTACACTCAGCGTCGAATCGAAAAACGCCCGTAAACGCTGA
- a CDS encoding MBL fold metallo-hydrolase yields the protein MLNFISFGSGSSGNCYYLFTKTNGLLIDAGVGIRTLKKYFREYDLSFSNIQNVLITHDHADHVKSVGRLSCDYGLNIYATHRVHVGIEKNYCVRGKVSPDRLKLVENGVSLHLGEFVVTPFHIPHDSMDNVGYRIEHNGVVFCLMTDVGSVTQEMRPFIAEAHYLVIEANHDVEMLAKGPYPQHLKERILGPTGHLSNTDCAMALVENASPRLRYVWLCHLSEENNHPELARKTIEQLLREHGIVAGKDFALEVLKRKSPTGIYCLEKDDV from the coding sequence ATGTTGAATTTCATCTCGTTCGGAAGCGGTAGTAGCGGCAACTGCTATTACTTGTTCACGAAAACCAACGGACTGCTCATCGATGCAGGCGTAGGCATCCGAACACTCAAAAAATATTTCCGGGAATACGATCTCTCCTTCTCCAACATCCAAAACGTGCTCATCACCCACGACCATGCCGACCATGTGAAGTCTGTCGGTCGCCTCAGTTGCGACTACGGCTTGAACATCTATGCCACGCACCGTGTGCATGTGGGCATCGAGAAAAACTACTGCGTGAGAGGCAAGGTGAGCCCCGATCGGCTCAAACTCGTCGAAAACGGCGTAAGTCTGCATCTGGGCGAGTTTGTCGTCACGCCCTTCCATATTCCGCACGACAGTATGGACAACGTGGGCTACAGAATCGAACACAACGGCGTGGTGTTCTGTCTGATGACCGATGTGGGAAGTGTGACCCAGGAGATGCGACCCTTTATTGCCGAGGCCCATTACTTAGTGATTGAAGCCAATCATGACGTGGAAATGCTCGCCAAGGGCCCCTATCCGCAGCATCTCAAGGAACGGATTCTCGGACCAACGGGCCATCTGAGTAACACTGATTGCGCCATGGCTCTGGTCGAAAATGCCTCTCCTCGGCTCCGCTACGTTTGGCTCTGCCACTTGAGCGAGGAAAACAATCATCCCGAACTGGCCCGCAAAACTATCGAACAGTTGTTGCGAGAACATGGCATCGTGGCCGGAAAGGACTTTGCACTGGAGGTTCTCAAACGCAAAAGCCCCACCGGCATCTACTGCCTTGAGAAAGACGATGTTTAG
- a CDS encoding BamA/TamA family outer membrane protein: MNVFDTNQKKRTTSTAVFRLGLCILVAAVLTAACSTTRSIPEGDQLYTGLTKIKYKNYAPCSQATATQEEVEAALACEPNGALLGSSYYRTPFPVRLWIWNAFSGSTSGISQWITKTFGRQPVLMSWVNPALRASVAQNTLKNHGYFQGRVRYEVLTQKNPKQAKIGYTVSLGPLYTLDSVAYLNFPPRMSRLIQSRGKSSRMSRGAAFDISALDRERTRISNLLRDNGYYYYQPGYASYLADTLQTDHRVQLKMLPTASMPRLAKQRWYVGKIDLELYRQFAQQLGDTLQRDRLTIHFNGKRPPIRPRVLLRNLQLRPGRLYRYRDEQQSTTKLQDMGLFSMVDFKFTPRDTTAACDTLDLTLSCIFDKPYDFYVETNYTGKTNGRMGPALIMGFGKRNAFRGGEKLDINVNGSYEWQTGHSPNGRSSQVSSYEYGMSASLEFPRLMSPLFAHHRFFNTPSTLLKFSSSVINRGNYFKRHIVSGELTYNFQTSDKSLHQFSPLTLQYNYMTSHTAAFDSILNSNPYLKVTMRDLFIPKMRYSYIYTSSSSLHHPIWWQTTVSEASNLLSLGYVIAGRRWNQKDKEMFKNPFAQFFKIETEWRKTWQLGRSSHFVAHAAAGAIWSYGNSSAAPYSEQFYVGGANSVRAFTVRSVGPGAFSPTSTTNSYLDQTGDLKLLFNLEYRPHLIGSLYGAVFLDAGNIWAMHRNDTRAGATFRFKNLAKELAVGTGIGLRYDLDFFVLRVDWGIGLHVPYKSGFYNMTNFKDSQSLNLAIGYPF, encoded by the coding sequence ATGAATGTATTCGACACAAATCAGAAAAAGAGAACGACGAGCACAGCCGTCTTTCGTCTCGGCCTTTGCATCCTCGTAGCAGCGGTGCTGACCGCAGCTTGTTCCACCACGCGGAGCATCCCCGAGGGCGACCAACTTTATACGGGACTGACCAAAATCAAATACAAAAACTACGCCCCCTGCTCACAAGCCACCGCCACGCAGGAAGAGGTAGAAGCCGCTCTGGCCTGCGAGCCCAACGGCGCACTCCTGGGCAGCAGCTACTATCGCACGCCCTTCCCCGTGCGGCTTTGGATATGGAACGCCTTCTCGGGATCGACGTCGGGCATAAGCCAATGGATCACGAAAACCTTCGGTCGGCAACCCGTATTGATGAGCTGGGTGAACCCGGCTCTGCGAGCCTCCGTAGCACAAAATACGCTTAAAAACCATGGCTACTTCCAGGGACGGGTGCGGTATGAAGTGCTCACGCAGAAAAATCCCAAACAAGCAAAGATCGGCTATACCGTCAGTCTCGGACCGCTCTACACACTCGACTCCGTGGCCTATCTCAACTTCCCGCCCAGGATGAGCCGACTGATTCAGTCGCGGGGAAAATCCTCCAGAATGAGTCGCGGAGCCGCCTTCGACATCTCCGCGCTCGACCGCGAACGAACCCGCATCAGCAACCTCCTGCGCGACAATGGCTACTACTACTATCAGCCCGGCTATGCTTCCTACCTGGCCGATACGCTACAGACAGATCATCGCGTGCAACTCAAAATGCTTCCCACCGCCAGCATGCCCCGCCTGGCCAAGCAGCGATGGTATGTGGGGAAAATCGATCTGGAACTCTACAGACAATTCGCCCAGCAACTCGGCGACACCCTCCAACGCGACCGACTCACGATTCACTTCAACGGCAAACGGCCACCCATCCGCCCGCGCGTCCTCCTGCGCAATCTCCAGCTGCGCCCCGGAAGACTCTATCGCTATCGTGATGAACAGCAGTCTACCACCAAATTGCAGGATATGGGACTCTTCTCCATGGTCGACTTCAAATTCACCCCTCGCGACACCACCGCCGCCTGCGATACACTCGACCTCACCCTCAGCTGCATCTTCGACAAGCCCTACGATTTCTACGTCGAAACCAACTACACCGGAAAAACCAACGGACGAATGGGGCCGGCCCTCATCATGGGTTTCGGCAAACGCAACGCCTTCCGCGGAGGCGAAAAGCTCGACATCAACGTCAACGGCTCCTACGAATGGCAGACGGGACATTCGCCCAACGGCCGCTCCTCGCAGGTGAGCTCCTACGAATACGGCATGTCGGCCTCGTTGGAATTTCCCCGACTCATGTCGCCCCTTTTTGCCCATCACCGCTTTTTCAATACCCCCTCCACACTGCTCAAATTCTCCTCGAGCGTCATCAATCGCGGCAACTATTTCAAACGCCACATCGTCTCGGGCGAACTCACCTACAACTTCCAAACCTCCGACAAATCCCTCCATCAATTCTCCCCGCTCACGCTGCAATACAACTACATGACGAGCCACACCGCCGCCTTCGATTCCATCCTCAACTCCAATCCCTATCTGAAGGTGACCATGCGCGACCTCTTTATCCCCAAAATGCGCTACAGCTACATCTACACCAGCAGTTCCAGTCTGCATCATCCCATTTGGTGGCAGACAACGGTGAGCGAGGCCTCCAACCTCCTCTCCTTAGGCTACGTGATAGCCGGAAGGCGGTGGAACCAAAAAGATAAGGAAATGTTTAAGAATCCCTTTGCACAGTTTTTCAAGATAGAAACCGAATGGCGAAAAACATGGCAACTGGGGCGGAGTTCGCATTTCGTGGCACATGCCGCGGCGGGTGCGATTTGGAGTTACGGCAATTCCTCGGCAGCCCCCTACAGCGAGCAATTCTACGTGGGCGGTGCCAATAGCGTGCGTGCCTTCACCGTGCGCAGTGTGGGCCCCGGAGCTTTCTCTCCCACGAGTACCACCAACTCGTATCTCGATCAAACGGGCGACCTCAAACTGCTTTTCAATCTCGAATATCGGCCCCATCTCATCGGCAGTTTGTATGGAGCTGTGTTTCTCGATGCCGGCAATATCTGGGCTATGCATCGCAACGATACACGAGCCGGAGCAACGTTTCGGTTCAAGAATTTGGCCAAGGAACTGGCCGTGGGAACGGGCATTGGTCTGCGTTACGATCTCGACTTCTTCGTTCTGCGTGTAGACTGGGGCATTGGTTTGCACGTGCCCTACAAAAGCGGCTTTTACAACATGACGAACTTCAAAGACAGCCAAAGTCTGAACCTCGCCATCGGTTATCCTTTCTAA
- a CDS encoding lipoprotein signal peptidase — protein MAKAKEFLTDGRLSILLVLVILVIDQIIKVEVKTTMSLGQAIHITDWFYIDFVENNGMAYGLTFINKFLLSLLRLVAIVLIGRYIYRMVRQGVRTRYVVFLSMILAGATGNMLDSMFYGLLFEASTPYAVSSLVSLGEGYAPFLMGKVVDMFYFPMIVTTYPEWMPVVGGEEFIFFSPVFNFADASISVGVVCLFLFCRKELETFSIGLPFRKNKTTESNGK, from the coding sequence ATGGCAAAAGCAAAAGAATTTCTCACCGATGGCCGCCTGTCCATCCTTTTGGTGCTCGTCATCCTCGTCATCGACCAAATCATTAAGGTGGAGGTGAAAACGACGATGTCACTCGGGCAGGCCATTCACATCACCGACTGGTTCTACATCGATTTTGTGGAAAACAATGGGATGGCTTACGGACTGACCTTCATCAACAAGTTCCTCCTGAGCCTCCTGCGCCTGGTGGCCATTGTCCTCATCGGCAGATATATTTACAGGATGGTGCGGCAGGGCGTGCGCACGCGTTATGTCGTATTCCTGTCGATGATTCTGGCCGGTGCAACGGGTAACATGCTCGACTCGATGTTCTACGGGCTCCTCTTCGAGGCCTCCACACCCTACGCCGTCTCCTCGCTCGTATCGCTGGGCGAGGGTTACGCTCCATTTCTCATGGGCAAGGTTGTAGACATGTTCTACTTCCCGATGATCGTCACGACCTATCCCGAATGGATGCCAGTGGTGGGAGGCGAGGAATTCATCTTCTTCAGTCCTGTATTCAACTTCGCCGACGCGAGCATCAGCGTCGGCGTAGTTTGCCTCTTTCTTTTCTGCCGAAAGGAATTGGAGACCTTTTCCATCGGACTGCCTTTTCGGAAAAACAAGACAACGGAAAGCAACGGAAAATGA
- a CDS encoding aminoacyl-histidine dipeptidase, giving the protein MSKSNLTPSCVFEQFKKINQIPRPSKHEEKIVAYLKEFAQQHALDVNVDASNNVIIRKPATPGYENRKTVILQSHTDMVCDKLVDIEFDFSKDAIQSYVDGDWMKAKGTTLGADDGIGVAMELAVLESNDIQHGPLECVFTSDEETQLTGASGMEAGFMTGDMLINLDSEDEGQIFVSCAGGRSTHAVFRFTHEEAPAGYFFLELSLKGLTGGHSGDDINKKRANAIKILSRFVYAEQEKFDLRLASFNSGKLHNAIPRDGRVVIAVPDEVKEQVRADWNIFAAEVEDEFHVTDRSMVFAMESTGAEKVLPRETGRRLIQALQAVTNGIFAMCQDKALGDLVETSSNLAVVKTTDNEVDILASQRSNVMSNLTNQCNAVKAAFQLAGADVEQTDGYPAWQMNPDSQLTRLAVDSYQKLFGKEPIVRGIHAGLECGLFSTRYPHLDMVSFGPTLRDVHTPDERLLIPTVQMVWDHLLEILKNVPVK; this is encoded by the coding sequence ATGAGTAAAAGCAACCTGACCCCCAGCTGTGTTTTCGAGCAGTTCAAAAAGATTAATCAGATTCCGCGTCCCTCAAAACACGAGGAAAAGATAGTGGCCTATCTGAAAGAGTTCGCCCAGCAGCATGCACTCGACGTCAATGTCGATGCCTCTAACAATGTCATCATTCGAAAACCTGCCACACCGGGCTACGAAAATCGAAAGACGGTGATCCTGCAAAGCCATACCGATATGGTGTGCGACAAACTCGTCGACATCGAATTCGACTTCTCCAAAGATGCCATCCAAAGTTATGTAGACGGCGATTGGATGAAAGCCAAAGGCACCACGCTCGGGGCAGACGACGGCATCGGAGTGGCCATGGAGCTGGCTGTGCTCGAGAGCAACGACATCCAACACGGACCGCTCGAGTGCGTCTTCACCAGCGACGAAGAAACACAACTCACTGGTGCCTCGGGCATGGAGGCGGGATTCATGACGGGCGACATGCTCATCAATCTCGATTCTGAAGACGAGGGGCAGATTTTCGTCTCCTGCGCAGGCGGTCGCAGCACGCATGCCGTGTTCCGATTCACCCACGAAGAAGCTCCCGCCGGATATTTCTTCCTCGAACTCTCTCTCAAAGGACTCACCGGGGGACACTCGGGAGACGACATCAATAAGAAACGTGCCAATGCCATCAAAATTCTTTCGCGCTTCGTCTACGCCGAACAAGAGAAGTTCGACCTGCGCCTGGCCAGTTTTAATTCGGGCAAATTGCACAACGCCATCCCGCGCGACGGTCGTGTCGTGATCGCCGTCCCCGACGAAGTGAAAGAACAAGTACGTGCCGATTGGAACATCTTTGCCGCCGAGGTGGAAGACGAATTCCACGTAACCGACCGCTCAATGGTGTTCGCTATGGAGAGCACCGGTGCAGAAAAGGTTCTTCCAAGAGAAACCGGTCGCCGTCTGATTCAGGCTCTTCAAGCTGTCACCAACGGCATCTTCGCTATGTGTCAAGACAAAGCTCTGGGCGATTTGGTAGAAACATCGAGCAATCTGGCCGTCGTTAAAACCACAGACAACGAGGTAGACATCCTCGCTTCGCAACGTAGCAACGTGATGAGCAACCTCACCAATCAATGCAATGCCGTGAAAGCCGCCTTCCAATTGGCCGGAGCCGACGTTGAACAAACCGACGGTTATCCTGCCTGGCAAATGAATCCCGACAGCCAGCTCACCCGCCTGGCCGTCGATTCCTATCAAAAACTCTTTGGCAAAGAACCCATCGTGCGCGGCATCCACGCTGGTTTAGAGTGCGGATTGTTCTCCACTCGATATCCGCATCTCGACATGGTATCGTTCGGTCCCACGCTACGCGATGTGCATACGCCCGACGAACGCCTCCTTATTCCTACCGTCCAAATGGTGTGGGATCATCTCTTGGAGATTCTCAAGAACGTTCCCGTCAAATAG